A region of Elusimicrobiota bacterium DNA encodes the following proteins:
- a CDS encoding IS1634 family transposase — protein sequence MFPRIITTNQNGIKYRYLVLVENYREGNRIKQRKVYSFGAITNPDTKTSVDSLLLKLRRYSSGNLFKPDELSTENSQLFGQPLVVKTLWDKLELTNAIKTFLQGKKVTFDVVIYLLILVLNHLIAPKSDLAVSRWYKQIYLKELEDKELDWYNFYRALDYLYAIKEKIENYLFNKLCDLFTLKVNIVFYDLTSTYFEGDGPEIANYGYSKDGKPGCHQILLALVVTEDGFPIAVEVYPGNYPETYTLADALENLSKRFKINRCILVCDRGLVSKTNLKNIKEHNFQYIIAMKSRDKQILKIIDPDLKTYKQLDENLFKCRRIPRSLLRG from the coding sequence ATGTTTCCGAGAATTATTACAACAAATCAAAATGGTATAAAATATCGCTACCTGGTCCTGGTTGAAAATTATCGTGAAGGCAACAGGATTAAACAGCGTAAAGTATATTCTTTTGGTGCAATCACTAATCCTGACACAAAAACAAGTGTTGATTCATTGCTATTAAAATTAAGACGATATTCAAGTGGTAATCTATTTAAGCCGGATGAACTTTCTACGGAAAACTCACAACTTTTTGGTCAACCTTTAGTTGTGAAAACACTCTGGGACAAACTTGAATTAACAAATGCTATCAAAACGTTTCTGCAGGGTAAAAAAGTAACTTTTGATGTTGTTATTTATCTTTTGATTTTAGTGCTTAACCATTTAATCGCACCAAAAAGTGATCTTGCAGTAAGCAGATGGTATAAGCAAATCTATCTCAAGGAACTGGAAGACAAAGAACTTGATTGGTACAATTTCTATCGTGCTTTAGATTATCTTTATGCAATAAAAGAAAAAATAGAAAATTATTTATTCAATAAACTCTGCGATTTATTTACCCTAAAGGTTAACATAGTATTTTACGACTTAACCAGCACTTATTTCGAAGGTGATGGTCCAGAGATTGCAAATTATGGTTATTCAAAAGATGGTAAACCTGGTTGTCATCAAATACTTCTTGCTTTAGTTGTCACAGAAGATGGTTTTCCTATCGCTGTAGAGGTATATCCTGGGAATTACCCTGAAACTTATACATTAGCGGATGCGTTAGAGAATTTAAGTAAACGATTTAAGATAAATCGTTGTATCTTAGTTTGTGATCGTGGCTTAGTAAGTAAAACTAATCTTAAAAATATCAAAGAGCATAATTTTCAGTATATAATTGCTATGAAATCAAGAGATAAGCAGATACTTAAAATAATAGATCCAGACTTAAAAACCTATAAACAGCTTGATGAAAACTTATTTAAA